From Chengkuizengella sediminis, one genomic window encodes:
- a CDS encoding MFS transporter, with the protein MNKQLTILLIGRIFTNFADSFYLVATVWYVKSLTDSTLLVGITSAIGILPVTLQFLYGPIIDRFSKQRILYFSVIGQAILVGMISIFYFFDVLWIPLLLFLMYVALSFSEITYPTESALIERLTKRENLTKVNSIFAFSYQSLDMICNAISGLLITFIGLGFIYLSNSMMLFLTGLIFLFYLKVPRSDKESEPVSNGFFEQYKIDFIEGYRIVRKQKILLNILFGIIGINFMATMGIAMLPIISNNAAEYGFWLTAMSVGTLVGTTLSSKLENLPLNRLMPTISLLSGTSWIFAIIVNEQFLIPYILFGLAWTGVGVLSVFVYTLIQVNLPKDYIGSGFAFLTSLLGSLSPIGYLLGGILGELTSEYIILLIAGTGYLLFTVYFLSNPLLNKINHGLLVQLEKSHS; encoded by the coding sequence TTGAATAAACAACTAACCATCTTATTGATTGGAAGAATCTTTACTAATTTCGCAGATAGTTTTTATCTGGTTGCCACTGTGTGGTATGTAAAAAGCTTAACAGATTCTACCTTGCTTGTAGGAATAACAAGCGCCATTGGAATTCTACCAGTTACATTGCAATTTTTATATGGACCAATCATTGATAGATTTTCAAAACAAAGAATATTATATTTTTCAGTAATTGGACAAGCTATATTGGTTGGAATGATTTCAATTTTTTATTTTTTTGATGTATTATGGATACCACTGTTGCTCTTCCTCATGTATGTAGCACTTTCCTTTTCTGAGATAACCTATCCTACAGAAAGTGCTTTAATAGAGCGTTTAACTAAACGTGAAAATTTAACGAAAGTAAATTCTATTTTTGCTTTCTCATATCAATCGTTAGATATGATTTGTAATGCTATATCAGGACTCCTAATCACTTTTATTGGACTTGGTTTTATTTATCTTTCCAATAGTATGATGCTTTTTTTAACTGGACTAATATTTCTCTTTTATTTAAAGGTGCCTCGATCAGATAAAGAATCTGAACCTGTATCTAACGGTTTTTTCGAACAGTATAAAATAGATTTCATTGAAGGATATCGGATCGTACGTAAACAAAAAATACTTCTAAATATCCTTTTTGGGATTATTGGCATTAATTTTATGGCTACTATGGGCATTGCCATGTTACCCATTATATCTAACAATGCTGCTGAATATGGGTTTTGGTTAACAGCAATGTCAGTTGGTACTTTAGTTGGAACTACCTTATCTAGCAAGCTTGAAAATCTTCCTTTAAACAGATTAATGCCAACAATCTCTTTATTATCTGGAACTTCATGGATATTTGCCATCATTGTTAATGAACAGTTCCTTATTCCTTATATTTTGTTCGGTTTAGCTTGGACAGGTGTAGGTGTGTTAAGTGTTTTTGTTTATACTCTTATTCAAGTTAACTTACCAAAAGATTACATCGGTTCTGGGTTTGCTTTCTTAACGTCCTTATTAGGATCACTTAGTCCAATTGGATACTTATTAGGAGGGATATTAGGAGAACTAACTTCAGAGTATATTATATTATTGATTGCTGGTACAGGTTATTTACTTTTTACCGTGTACTTCTTATCCAATCCATTGCTTAATAAAATTAATCATGGTCTACTTGTACAACTTGAAAAGTCTCATTCCTGA
- a CDS encoding GNAT family N-acetyltransferase: MNPLLLDFPTEFPTERLLIRMPKPGDGGVVYHSINASIDELKPWMPFAQKEQTLEEVETNIRESYIKFLKREDLRLLVFLKETGQFVASSGLHRINWSIPSFEIGYWVDTRYSGKGYMTEAVQRITEFASQELKARRIEICCDSRNLKSRAIPEKLGYILEGTLKNEGLSADGNGLRDTCIYAKIF, translated from the coding sequence ATGAATCCATTACTACTCGATTTTCCAACAGAGTTTCCAACAGAAAGATTACTCATTCGCATGCCAAAACCAGGAGACGGAGGGGTAGTTTATCATTCAATAAATGCTTCAATTGATGAACTTAAACCTTGGATGCCCTTTGCTCAAAAAGAACAGACTCTAGAGGAAGTAGAAACAAATATTAGAGAATCCTATATTAAGTTTTTAAAAAGAGAGGATTTACGTTTACTTGTCTTTTTAAAAGAAACTGGTCAATTTGTTGCCTCCTCAGGATTGCATAGAATAAATTGGTCCATACCAAGCTTTGAAATAGGTTATTGGGTAGATACCCGTTATAGTGGAAAAGGATATATGACTGAAGCTGTGCAAAGAATCACAGAGTTTGCATCCCAAGAGTTAAAAGCAAGGAGAATAGAAATTTGCTGTGATTCGAGAAATTTAAAGAGTCGTGCTATCCCAGAGAAACTAGGATATATATTAGAAGGCACTCTAAAAAATGAAGGGTTATCAGCTGATGGAAATGGGTTAAGGGACACTTGTATATATGCTAAAATATTCTAA